A single region of the Latilactobacillus curvatus JCM 1096 = DSM 20019 genome encodes:
- a CDS encoding fluoride efflux transporter FluC yields MKIKESLAVGIFAFFGGILRYAIGLGLHQAAGFPYGTLCVNLIGAFCLPFLMRYIVVRYQISDTLALAMGTGFFGAFTTFSSFSVDALKLLVANQWWPFSLYIGISLIGGVCLSLVADYWAVWLLDRQGKSQVLK; encoded by the coding sequence ATGAAGATAAAAGAAAGTCTCGCGGTTGGAATTTTTGCCTTTTTTGGCGGGATTTTACGCTATGCAATTGGGCTCGGATTGCACCAAGCAGCAGGGTTTCCGTATGGCACTTTGTGTGTGAATTTAATCGGGGCGTTTTGTCTTCCTTTTTTAATGCGTTACATCGTGGTTCGTTATCAGATCAGCGATACGCTGGCACTTGCAATGGGCACGGGCTTTTTCGGCGCCTTCACGACTTTTTCTAGTTTTAGCGTGGATGCATTGAAGTTATTGGTGGCCAATCAATGGTGGCCATTTAGCCTGTATATCGGGATTAGTTTGATTGGCGGTGTCTGCTTAAGTTTAGTGGCAGATTACTGGGCAGTTTGGCTGCTCGATCGGCAAGGAAAGTCGCAGGTGCTAAAATGA
- the coaA gene encoding type I pantothenate kinase, with protein sequence MKNEMKYYEISRDEWRVFHGRGDAYTGITDTELEQIRGLNDRISLADVSDIYLPLRHLIQMHYEQYQMRQAEKSEFLEIKPHRTPFVIGIAGSVAVGKSTTARLLQLLLSRAYPDKKVQMITTDGFLYPTATLKQKGILDKKGFPESYDMPHLIQFMNAVKNNVGPVKAPKYSHQIYDIVPDEFDVIDDPDILIVEGINVLQLPSTEQIYVSDFFDFSIYVDAQADLIKKWFLERFDLLLDLAKDDPTNYYYPYAISDRQSAFKMARRVWRDINLQNLNEYILPTRNRADVILHKTKHHVIDKVFLRKY encoded by the coding sequence ATGAAGAACGAGATGAAATATTATGAAATCTCGCGTGATGAGTGGCGGGTTTTTCATGGCCGCGGTGACGCGTATACTGGCATCACGGACACGGAGCTGGAACAGATTCGGGGATTGAATGATCGGATTTCACTTGCGGATGTGAGTGATATTTATTTGCCATTACGGCATCTGATACAGATGCACTATGAACAGTACCAGATGCGCCAGGCCGAAAAATCTGAATTTCTAGAGATTAAGCCACATAGGACACCATTTGTCATTGGCATCGCTGGGAGCGTCGCGGTTGGTAAGAGTACGACGGCGCGCTTGTTGCAACTCCTTCTCAGCCGGGCCTACCCGGATAAGAAGGTTCAAATGATTACGACTGATGGGTTCTTATATCCGACAGCCACGCTGAAACAAAAAGGGATTCTTGATAAAAAAGGCTTCCCCGAAAGTTATGATATGCCGCATCTAATTCAATTTATGAATGCGGTCAAAAATAATGTTGGACCAGTCAAAGCACCGAAATATTCACATCAGATTTACGACATTGTGCCCGACGAGTTCGACGTGATTGACGATCCAGATATTTTAATTGTTGAAGGAATTAACGTACTACAGTTGCCATCAACTGAGCAGATTTACGTCAGTGACTTCTTCGACTTTTCAATTTATGTCGATGCGCAAGCCGACTTAATCAAGAAGTGGTTCCTTGAGCGTTTCGATCTATTACTCGATTTAGCCAAAGATGATCCGACCAACTACTATTATCCATACGCCATCAGTGACCGACAGAGTGCATTCAAGATGGCGCGGCGGGTATGGCGTGACATTAATTTACAAAATTTAAACGAATATATCTTACCAACGCGTAATCGTGCCGATGTCATTTTGCATAAAACAAAACATCACGTGATTGATAAGGTATTCCTACGTAAATATTAA
- the guaA gene encoding glutamine-hydrolyzing GMP synthase translates to MQDFDKIIVLDYGSQYNQLITRRIREFGIFSELLPNTTTAAEIKKIAPKGIIFSGGPMSVYDDGAFSVDPEIFELGIPILGICYGMQLISFKNGGNVEASTEREYGKAEITVTDKDSDLFKGLPEKQTVWMSHGDKVTAIPEGYVTVAESDNTPFTAIENRERRIYGIQFHTEVRNTEFGNDILKNFAFGVCGAQDNWTMNDFIDMQIEKIREQVGDKKVLLGLSGGVDSSVVGVLLHRAIGDQLVSIFVDHGLLRKGEVEQVMESLGGKFGLNIIQVDAKDRFMSKLAGVSDPEKKRKIIGNEFIQVFDEEATKLNGIDFLAQGTLYTDIIESGTSTATTIKSHHNVGGLPEDMQFSLIEPLNTLFKDEVRDLGEKLGMPYELVWRQPFPGPGLGIRVLGEVTEDKLKIVRDSDLILREEFALAGLDKTVWQYFTVLPGIRSVGVMGDGRTYDYTVGIRAVNSIDGMTADFSRIPWDILQKVSVRIVNEVDHVNRIVYDITSKPPSTVEWE, encoded by the coding sequence ATGCAAGATTTCGATAAGATTATCGTATTAGATTACGGTAGTCAGTATAATCAATTGATTACACGTCGTATCCGTGAATTCGGGATTTTCTCTGAATTGTTGCCTAACACGACAACAGCAGCAGAAATCAAGAAGATCGCCCCTAAAGGAATTATTTTCTCTGGCGGCCCAATGAGTGTTTACGATGATGGTGCCTTTTCAGTTGACCCCGAAATTTTTGAACTAGGGATTCCAATTCTCGGGATTTGTTACGGGATGCAGTTGATCAGTTTTAAAAACGGCGGGAATGTTGAAGCATCAACAGAACGTGAATATGGTAAGGCTGAAATTACAGTGACTGACAAAGACAGTGACTTATTCAAAGGTCTTCCTGAAAAACAAACGGTATGGATGAGTCATGGTGATAAAGTCACAGCGATTCCAGAAGGTTACGTGACAGTTGCTGAAAGTGATAATACACCTTTCACCGCCATCGAAAACCGTGAACGTCGGATTTATGGGATTCAATTCCATACCGAAGTGCGGAATACTGAATTCGGGAACGATATTTTGAAGAACTTTGCATTTGGCGTCTGTGGGGCCCAAGACAACTGGACAATGAACGATTTCATCGACATGCAAATCGAAAAGATTCGCGAACAAGTCGGTGACAAGAAAGTCCTTCTTGGTCTTTCAGGTGGCGTTGATTCATCTGTTGTTGGGGTGTTATTACACCGCGCAATTGGCGACCAATTGGTCAGCATCTTTGTTGATCACGGCTTACTCAGAAAAGGCGAAGTTGAACAAGTGATGGAAAGTCTTGGCGGTAAATTTGGGTTGAACATCATCCAAGTGGACGCTAAAGACCGTTTCATGAGTAAACTCGCTGGCGTTTCTGATCCAGAAAAGAAACGGAAGATTATTGGTAACGAATTTATCCAAGTGTTCGACGAAGAAGCAACTAAGTTAAACGGAATTGATTTCTTAGCGCAAGGGACTTTATACACTGACATTATCGAAAGTGGTACAAGTACTGCGACAACCATCAAATCACATCATAACGTTGGTGGTTTACCAGAAGACATGCAATTTAGCTTAATTGAACCTTTAAATACATTATTTAAAGATGAAGTCCGTGACCTTGGTGAAAAACTAGGCATGCCATATGAACTCGTATGGCGCCAACCATTCCCAGGCCCTGGCCTTGGGATTCGGGTCCTCGGTGAAGTCACTGAAGACAAATTAAAGATTGTCCGTGATAGTGATTTAATTCTCCGTGAAGAATTTGCACTCGCTGGCTTAGATAAAACTGTATGGCAATACTTTACAGTTTTACCAGGCATCCGTAGTGTGGGTGTCATGGGTGATGGCCGGACATACGATTACACAGTTGGGATTCGTGCCGTTAACTCAATCGACGGCATGACAGCTGACTTCTCACGGATTCCATGGGATATCTTGCAAAAGGTTTCTGTGCGAATCGTTAACGAAGTCGATCACGTCAACCGCATCGTGTACGATATTACGAGCAAGCCACCTTCAACAGTGGAATGGGAATAA
- a CDS encoding fluoride efflux transporter FluC: MMTLLIVGLGAAIGAILRYQLTRLGTQIASEYPLITFLINLTGSFCLGWVTGAQLDQTWTLFLGVGVLGGYTTFSTFNSELSQLWFRRRYHIFFGYLLLTYGLGLVVAAAGFFVGRS; the protein is encoded by the coding sequence ATGATGACGTTATTAATTGTCGGATTGGGCGCGGCAATCGGCGCTATTTTGCGGTATCAATTAACCCGTCTTGGAACGCAGATTGCCAGCGAATATCCATTAATCACCTTTTTAATTAATTTAACGGGGAGCTTTTGCTTAGGCTGGGTGACCGGGGCACAATTGGATCAAACGTGGACGCTCTTTTTGGGCGTCGGGGTCTTGGGTGGCTACACGACTTTCTCAACGTTCAATAGCGAATTGAGTCAGCTGTGGTTCCGCCGCCGTTACCATATTTTCTTTGGTTATCTGCTATTAACCTACGGGTTAGGGCTGGTGGTTGCAGCGGCCGGCTTTTTTGTGGGAAGATCGTGA
- a CDS encoding IS30-like element ISLpl1 family transposase, with protein MSSITYSERIKIETFCELGLSNIQMGVRLNRSPSTISYELSRCQPYQAELAQTDAEYKRSRCGRKTKLSDELKQKILNHLRLSWSPGMIAHEFKLATKSIYNWLNQGRIGFSLNDLPEHGVRQRRNVDQRSKYNQSLGRSIEQRPMMINQRKRIGDFELDTVVGPRGHSKAVLLTLIDRKSRFLWAYRLKDRTTATVNEALTKFLTTFNGPVHSFTVDRGTEFSGLVSLESQYGIKTYYCHAYTPAERGSNERFNRNLRYFYPKGTRFEHISAQDLTTTLLQINQRPLKILDWQTPYQVMLTNLSKNSD; from the coding sequence TTGTCTAGTATAACCTATTCCGAACGAATTAAAATCGAAACCTTTTGTGAACTAGGGCTGTCCAATATCCAAATGGGCGTTCGGCTGAACCGATCACCGTCAACAATTTCTTATGAATTATCTCGATGTCAACCTTATCAGGCTGAATTAGCACAAACAGATGCCGAATACAAGCGATCACGATGTGGTCGGAAAACTAAGCTGAGCGATGAGTTAAAGCAAAAAATTCTCAACCATTTACGTCTAAGCTGGTCACCAGGAATGATTGCTCACGAATTTAAACTAGCTACTAAATCTATTTATAATTGGCTAAATCAGGGGAGAATTGGTTTCTCCTTGAATGATCTACCTGAACATGGCGTACGCCAACGGCGTAACGTTGACCAACGATCCAAATATAATCAATCTTTGGGGCGATCAATTGAACAGCGTCCCATGATGATTAATCAACGTAAGCGCATCGGCGATTTTGAACTAGATACAGTCGTTGGTCCTCGTGGGCATAGTAAGGCAGTTTTATTAACTTTAATCGATCGCAAATCACGGTTCCTTTGGGCATACCGGTTAAAAGATCGGACGACAGCGACTGTTAATGAAGCACTAACTAAGTTCCTAACCACTTTTAATGGTCCGGTGCACAGCTTTACTGTGGACCGTGGCACTGAGTTTAGTGGGCTAGTATCACTTGAATCACAATATGGTATTAAGACCTATTACTGCCATGCTTATACGCCAGCTGAACGTGGTAGTAATGAACGCTTTAATCGGAATTTACGTTATTTTTATCCTAAAGGGACTCGTTTTGAGCACATTAGTGCTCAAGATTTAACGACGACGTTACTCCAAATTAACCAGCGACCGCTTAAAATACTCGACTGGCAAACACCGTATCAGGTTATGCTGACAAATTTGTCCAAAAATTCGGATTAA
- a CDS encoding proline-specific peptidase family protein — protein sequence MKQGTTILTLDNGYHLWTNTQGTGDIHLLCLHGGPGGNHEYWENFGKELADLGVQVHMYDQLGSFYSDQPDYSQPGNDQLLTYDYFLDEVEEVRQKLGIDNFYLIGQSWGGALVQMYAAKYGQHLKGAIISSMVDEIDEYVTNINKIREDIMTPEQLKFMQDCEAKNDYDNDEYQALVDKLNAGYVDRKQPLAISHLIPTMATDVYGVFQGDNEFVVTGKLKDWHFRDQLHKITVPTLITFGEHETMPIATAKIMAEKIPHARLVTTPNGGHHHMIDNAPVYFDHLKTFIKDVENGNFND from the coding sequence ATGAAACAAGGAACAACAATCCTCACATTGGATAATGGTTACCATTTATGGACTAATACGCAAGGAACAGGCGACATTCATTTACTCTGCTTACACGGTGGCCCTGGTGGTAATCACGAATACTGGGAAAACTTCGGTAAGGAATTAGCTGATCTTGGTGTACAAGTACACATGTACGACCAACTTGGTTCATTTTATTCTGATCAACCTGATTACTCACAACCAGGCAATGACCAATTATTAACATATGATTACTTCTTAGATGAAGTTGAAGAAGTCCGTCAAAAACTGGGCATCGACAACTTCTACTTAATCGGCCAATCATGGGGTGGCGCATTGGTCCAAATGTACGCTGCTAAATATGGCCAACACTTAAAAGGTGCCATCATCTCGAGTATGGTCGATGAAATTGACGAATATGTCACAAACATCAACAAAATTCGTGAAGACATCATGACCCCTGAACAATTGAAATTCATGCAAGACTGTGAAGCTAAGAATGATTACGACAACGATGAATACCAAGCACTTGTTGACAAGTTAAACGCTGGTTACGTTGATCGCAAACAACCACTTGCAATCTCACATTTAATCCCAACAATGGCAACCGACGTTTATGGCGTCTTCCAAGGTGATAATGAATTCGTTGTGACTGGGAAATTAAAGGATTGGCATTTCCGTGACCAACTCCACAAGATTACTGTCCCAACGTTAATCACATTTGGTGAACACGAAACCATGCCAATCGCAACCGCTAAGATCATGGCTGAAAAGATTCCCCATGCTCGCTTAGTGACAACGCCAAATGGTGGTCACCATCACATGATTGATAACGCACCCGTTTACTTCGATCACTTGAAGACTTTCATCAAAGACGTAGAAAATGGCAACTTTAACGATTAA
- a CDS encoding monovalent cation:proton antiporter family protein has product MTSLALVIVLLAALMTPLLMAKFKISYLPTAVAEILVGILLGQSGFHLISTTPTLTELSSLGVTVLIFLSGMEIDFELFKKQPTTAKSGVKTPLTPLQLAVGSFTLILLSSLGLASLLAWSGLFTDIGLATILFSTIALGVVIAALKEKELLSQPLGQTILLIAVLGEIVPLISLTIYAALNNPGSKSLWLLSLIFLAAIFLLMRFKTVYHFFERIDKSTTQLDIRLAFFLIITLVSIAEEVGAESILGAFLAGMVMKLLRPREETQDKLTSTGYGFFIPIFFIMTGAKLNIPALLRDPKSLTLIPFFFISFMGAKVLIYFVLKRRFKVTNALAGTFLSSTTITLVLPILTVGLNLKVITTQQSGAFTIAAVISCILGPILFNRFYLPTPEEMPRKRVNFIGANIMTIPIAQQLSKGLYTSELFTNNEQNYQIYHSQANLELLPDLAPATLTDAAVFDTDILVLGYLNNEQNYQLAQQAIQAKVPRIIARFEFKNISDDQYDELKEHGVEIFNTYEANISLLRSLIETPSTLQIIDNTDAGLFEVTVKNRRFTGIQLSNLPFVDQVTISRIYRDKQLIMPHGDTQIHLNDHLILTGNKQAVPAIRRQLETLN; this is encoded by the coding sequence ATGACAAGCTTAGCGCTCGTAATCGTTCTATTGGCGGCTTTAATGACGCCGTTACTCATGGCAAAATTTAAGATTTCTTATTTACCAACCGCCGTTGCGGAAATTTTGGTCGGGATTTTACTCGGACAAAGTGGCTTCCACCTCATCTCAACCACCCCCACACTGACGGAACTTTCATCATTGGGTGTGACCGTCTTAATTTTCTTAAGCGGGATGGAAATCGACTTTGAACTCTTTAAAAAGCAACCCACCACAGCTAAATCTGGCGTTAAAACACCGCTGACGCCCTTACAACTGGCAGTCGGTAGTTTTACGCTGATCCTATTAAGTTCGCTAGGACTCGCCAGTTTATTGGCATGGAGTGGGTTGTTCACCGATATTGGACTCGCAACAATTCTCTTTTCAACCATCGCGTTAGGGGTCGTCATCGCCGCGTTGAAAGAAAAAGAACTCCTCAGCCAGCCGCTTGGCCAAACAATTCTGTTAATTGCCGTCCTCGGGGAAATCGTCCCGCTGATTTCGTTAACAATTTATGCCGCCCTCAATAATCCTGGTTCTAAGAGTCTGTGGTTACTATCACTAATTTTCTTAGCCGCGATCTTCTTATTGATGCGTTTTAAAACTGTTTATCACTTCTTTGAGCGGATTGATAAGTCAACGACTCAACTCGATATTCGTTTAGCCTTTTTCTTAATCATCACACTTGTATCGATTGCCGAAGAAGTCGGTGCCGAAAGTATTTTGGGCGCTTTCTTAGCCGGCATGGTCATGAAACTTTTACGCCCCCGTGAAGAGACGCAAGATAAATTAACATCAACCGGCTACGGCTTTTTCATTCCCATCTTCTTCATTATGACCGGTGCAAAACTCAACATCCCCGCGCTCTTACGTGATCCTAAATCACTGACCCTGATTCCCTTTTTCTTCATCAGTTTCATGGGTGCCAAAGTTTTGATTTACTTCGTCTTAAAACGGCGCTTCAAAGTCACCAACGCCCTCGCCGGGACTTTCCTCAGTTCGACGACCATCACGTTGGTCTTACCCATTTTGACGGTCGGTCTCAACTTGAAGGTTATCACGACACAGCAATCCGGCGCTTTCACAATTGCAGCGGTGATTAGCTGTATTCTTGGTCCGATTCTGTTCAATCGATTCTACTTACCAACGCCTGAAGAGATGCCACGCAAACGTGTTAACTTCATCGGCGCCAACATCATGACAATTCCAATCGCCCAACAGTTATCCAAAGGTCTGTACACAAGCGAATTATTTACCAATAACGAACAAAATTATCAAATCTACCATAGCCAAGCCAACCTCGAACTCTTGCCTGACTTGGCACCAGCCACCTTAACTGACGCGGCCGTCTTCGATACAGATATCCTGGTCTTAGGCTATTTAAATAATGAGCAAAATTATCAACTTGCCCAACAAGCGATTCAGGCCAAAGTACCGCGGATCATCGCCCGCTTTGAATTTAAGAATATCTCGGACGATCAATACGATGAACTTAAAGAACATGGCGTTGAAATTTTTAACACTTACGAAGCAAATATCAGTCTGTTGCGAAGTTTAATCGAGACTCCATCTACCTTACAAATCATTGATAACACCGATGCCGGGCTCTTCGAAGTCACGGTTAAAAATCGGCGCTTCACCGGGATTCAACTTTCTAATCTCCCATTTGTGGACCAAGTCACAATTAGTCGAATTTACCGCGATAAGCAACTGATCATGCCGCATGGTGACACGCAAATCCATCTCAATGATCACCTCATTCTAACGGGGAATAAACAGGCTGTTCCTGCCATTCGACGCCAATTAGAAACGCTCAACTAA
- the helD gene encoding RNA polymerase recycling motor HelD — protein MTDEQKSLEQRRLTEIVGLIKNAEKHFEGAVERAKSEEKEINANFFNDVRLNFNNDSAMTETAVSIEQQRQMLQERNNSWQQSSRQLETLQKMEKTPYFARIDFKEKGEPKSESIYIGLGSFTDREDHFLIYDWRAPISSIYYEGKTGEVTYQTPDGPQDVNISLKRQFLIEDGQIKALFDTQETIGDQMLLEVLGEKSDTQMKSIVTTIQREQNQIIRNTDADLLFVQGAAGSGKTSAILQRIAFLLYRYRGNLDSSQVIMFSPNQLFNDYIADVLPELGEQNMIQMTYYQYVARRLPNLAVQSLFDQFETPITETDARISRLKESLVFYKAVKRYAAHLEKGDMRFRDLKVNGKVLISKEKISDVYYRFNENYHLGNRLDATKESLLRSLSHKVDHETKADWVTERAENLSDEELREIMAGKDFKTGEAESKYIAKQIVLKAFKPVQKGIQRNRFLSIQAQYVHFMRVVPQLVDLAEFDLTPEIWNDHVTDFVANLKAKQMTLSDVTPYLHLYDLMTGKHGERDMRFVFIDEIQDYTPYELAFLKMHFPKARFTLLGDLNQAIFTKENSTNLLQQVQQLFNAQNTKVVQLTRSYRSTEQVTDFTKGLLKGGQKIEAFNREGDKPNLIVRQSEDQLVADVNAQLAKNEADKLTTAIITKTLVQAQELTAKLKASGTKVTLIRSENQRLAAGTLVVPSFLAKGLEFDAIIGWQVSATNYNHEDQRQLLYTICSRAMHRLTLLATGGMSPLIDNVDADDYTLIK, from the coding sequence TTGACTGACGAACAAAAATCATTAGAACAACGCCGTTTAACCGAGATTGTCGGTTTAATTAAAAACGCCGAAAAGCACTTCGAAGGCGCCGTTGAACGGGCTAAATCAGAAGAAAAAGAAATTAACGCAAACTTCTTTAATGATGTACGGTTGAATTTCAATAATGATTCAGCAATGACTGAAACGGCAGTCTCAATCGAACAACAACGGCAAATGTTGCAAGAACGGAATAATTCTTGGCAACAATCTTCCCGGCAACTTGAGACTTTACAAAAAATGGAAAAAACCCCTTATTTCGCGCGGATTGATTTTAAAGAAAAGGGTGAACCAAAGTCTGAGTCCATTTATATTGGGCTAGGGTCATTCACCGATCGCGAAGATCATTTCTTGATTTATGACTGGCGGGCACCTATTTCATCAATTTACTATGAAGGGAAGACTGGTGAAGTTACGTACCAAACGCCTGACGGCCCGCAAGACGTCAATATTTCTTTGAAACGTCAATTCTTAATTGAAGATGGCCAAATTAAGGCGTTATTTGATACGCAAGAAACAATTGGTGACCAAATGTTACTGGAAGTATTGGGCGAAAAGTCTGATACACAAATGAAGAGTATCGTGACGACCATTCAACGGGAACAAAATCAAATCATCCGGAACACTGACGCGGACTTATTGTTCGTGCAAGGGGCCGCTGGTTCTGGGAAAACATCCGCGATTTTACAACGGATTGCCTTCCTACTTTACCGGTATCGGGGTAACCTGGATTCCAGTCAAGTGATCATGTTCTCGCCGAACCAATTGTTCAACGATTATATCGCTGACGTGTTGCCTGAACTTGGCGAACAAAACATGATTCAAATGACTTACTATCAATATGTTGCACGGCGTTTGCCGAACCTTGCTGTTCAGAGTTTATTTGACCAATTCGAAACACCAATCACGGAAACTGATGCGCGGATTAGCCGTTTGAAAGAAAGCCTAGTCTTCTATAAAGCAGTTAAACGTTACGCAGCGCATCTTGAAAAAGGTGATATGCGCTTCCGTGACTTGAAAGTGAACGGGAAGGTCTTGATTAGTAAGGAAAAAATCAGCGACGTCTATTACCGTTTCAACGAAAACTATCACTTAGGAAACCGGCTAGACGCGACGAAGGAAAGTTTATTGCGCAGTTTGAGCCATAAAGTCGACCACGAAACCAAGGCGGACTGGGTGACAGAACGCGCTGAAAACTTGAGTGATGAAGAACTCCGCGAAATTATGGCGGGCAAAGACTTTAAGACTGGTGAAGCGGAAAGTAAATATATCGCTAAACAAATCGTTTTGAAGGCTTTCAAACCCGTTCAAAAAGGAATTCAACGCAATCGCTTCTTGAGTATTCAAGCACAATACGTCCACTTCATGCGGGTTGTGCCGCAATTGGTTGATTTGGCTGAATTTGACCTGACACCAGAAATCTGGAATGATCATGTGACTGATTTTGTCGCTAATTTAAAGGCCAAACAAATGACGTTATCAGATGTGACACCTTACTTGCATCTTTATGATTTAATGACCGGTAAGCACGGCGAACGCGACATGCGCTTTGTCTTTATCGATGAAATCCAAGATTACACACCATACGAATTGGCCTTCTTGAAGATGCACTTCCCTAAGGCGCGCTTCACGTTACTCGGTGATTTGAACCAAGCGATTTTCACCAAAGAAAACAGCACGAACCTATTACAACAAGTGCAACAACTCTTTAATGCGCAAAATACGAAGGTCGTTCAATTGACGCGTTCATATCGGTCAACTGAACAAGTCACTGACTTTACCAAAGGGCTCTTAAAGGGCGGTCAAAAAATTGAAGCTTTCAACCGTGAAGGCGACAAGCCAAACTTGATTGTGCGTCAAAGCGAAGATCAATTGGTCGCTGATGTGAATGCGCAACTCGCTAAAAATGAAGCAGATAAGTTAACGACGGCGATTATCACCAAGACATTGGTGCAAGCCCAAGAACTAACAGCTAAGTTGAAAGCCAGTGGCACAAAAGTCACTTTAATTCGTTCCGAAAATCAACGTTTGGCAGCGGGTACGTTAGTCGTTCCAAGTTTCTTAGCCAAAGGATTGGAATTCGATGCGATTATCGGCTGGCAAGTCAGTGCAACCAACTACAATCATGAAGATCAACGGCAATTGCTCTACACGATCTGTTCGAGAGCGATGCATCGCCTCACTTTATTAGCAACAGGTGGCATGTCACCATTGATTGATAATGTGGATGCAGATGATTACACGTTAATTAAATAG